From Methylovorus glucosotrophus:
CGCGTCAGTGGTTTTGTACAGCCAGTGGGCCGCTACGCCCGCATCAGCAATGTTATGCATCTCGCGGCTGCGTATCTGCACTTCAATCGGTGTGCCAAACGGGCCAAACAGCGTGGTGTGCAGCGACTGGTAGCCATTGGCTTTGGGGATGGCGATGTAATCCTTGAACTTGCCTGGGATAGGCTTATACAAACCGTGCAATACTCCCAGCGCCAGATAGCAGCTGGACAAATCCTTGACGATGATGCGGAAACCGTAAATGTCGTAGATCTGCGAAAAGGTCACAGTTTTACCGGTCATCTTGCGGTAAATACTATAAAGATGCTTTTCGCGCCCCGTCACCTCGGCTTCTATGTGCATCTCGCCCAGGCGCTCGCGTATGGCATCCAGAATCTTGCCAACCACTTCCTTGCGATTGCCGCGCGCAGCCAGAATCGCCTTGGAGATGACCGAATAGCGCATGGGATACAAATGCTTGAAGCTGAGATCTTCGAGCTCCTGGTAGATGGCATTCAGCCCCAGGCGATTGGCAATGGGCGCGTAAATTTCCAGGGTTTCGCGCGCAGTGCGACGGCGTTTTTCCGGAGTCATCACCCCCAGCGTACTCATGTTGTGCAGGCGGTCGGCAAGCTTGACCAGAATGACGCGCACGTCTTGCGACATCGCCAGCAGCATCTTGCGGAAGTTTTCCGCCTGGGCTTCGGTCTCGGTACTGAACTTGATCTTGTCCAGCTTGGAAAGTCCATCCACCAGCTCGGCTACCTGTTTGCCAAAGCGCTCACTCACCTCCTGGGTGGTGACACCAGTATCTTCCACCACGTCGTGCAATAAGGCGGCCACCAGCGTTGGCACATCCATATGCAGCTCGGCCAGGATGCAGGCCACCGACACCGGGTGCGTGATATACGGCTCGCCGCTCTTGCGCAGCTGGCCGGTATGCGCCATATCGCTGAAACGATACGCCGCCCAGACCTGTTCAATATCTTCGGGCTTGAGGTAAACCCGCAAGCGCTGCGTCAGTAGCGAATCTTCGCTATCGGCGGGCAATAGGGGGGCTGCCACATGTTTCAGCGACTCTGCTGGACGTTTGGCTACCAATTTAGGCATGCTGACTCAACCACCTGTGACTATCCATAAGCTTCTAAAGGGTTTTACCAAAAAAACAAGGCACCGATTGAACACACATAATGCCTTCAAACAGCGCCTTGCTTGATCTTCGGTGCATCTAGCACCGGATGTTGAACTTAGGCTTGGCCGCGGTTCAGCACTTCCAGACCGACCTTGCCGGATGCGATTTCGCGCAATGCCAGCACTGTGGGCTTGTCCTTCTGGCCATGGGTATTGACCAAAGGTTCCGAGCCGTTGGCCAATTGGCGCGAACGGTACGCTGCTACCAGCGTCAGTTGAAAGCGATTAGGGATTTTTTCGAGACAATCATCTACTGTCATGCGAGCCATGTGTTATTCCTCCGTATGATCTATATGAGTTTTTCCAGCAGATCCTGGTGCCGCAGCAACTGCTTTTCGCGCTGCAAACGCTGGGTGCGGATGATGGCGCGCAGATCATTTAGCGCCACCTCAAAATCGTCGTTAATTGTAACATAGTCGAACTCGACCACATGGCGCATCTCATCGCGAGCAGCCGCCAGTCGACGGGCAATCACCTCGGCGCTATCCTGCCCACGGCCGTGCAGGCGCTGCTCCAGCGCCTCCAGCGAAGGTGGCAGAATAAAAATGCTGATGGCTTGCGGGTAAAGACTGCGCACTTGGGCAGCGCCCTGCCAGTCAATCTCCAGAATCAGGTCATTGCCTTGCTGCAACACGCTTTCCACCCGGCTTTGCGATGTTCCATAGCGCGCACCATGCACATGCGCACTTTCCAGAAAGTCGCTGGCTTCCAGCATGCGCATGAATTCAGCCTCTTCCACAAAGTGATAATGCACCCCGTCCACCTCGCCTGGTCGCGGCTTGCGGGTGGTGTACGACACCGATAGCTGGATCTGGCTGTCTGACGCCAGCAATTCGCGCACCAGACTGGTTTTGCCCGCGCCAGAAGCTGCGGTGATGATAAATAGATTGCCTGTCATGCTCGTGATTTCTTTTAAATGGTCTGCGCCGGCTGGCGGCGATTGCAAGATGGGCTGCCCGTTTCCGCGCTGCCCTTTCAAATGTGATTACTCGATATTTTGAATCTGTTCACGCATCTGTTCAATCAATACTTTAAGCGCCATCGCGGTTTGCGATACTTCGGTTGAGACCGACTTGGAACCCAGCGTATTCGCTTCGCGATTCAGCTCCTGCATCAGGAAATCCAGACGCTTGCCGGCGGCGCCCTTGGCACCGAGAATGCGCTTCACCTCTTCAATATGCGCGGTGAGGCGTGTGAGCTCCTCGTCCACATCCACGCGTTGTGCAAACAGCACCAGCTCCTGCCGCACGCGCTCTTCATCCACCGATTTCAGCGCCTCCTGCAGCTTGGCAACCAGGCGCTCCTGATAGGCCTTGATCTGCAATGGCAACAGCGGCTTGACCTGGGCAACTTCGCGCTCCATCTCGGCCAGGCGCTCGCGGATCACCGCGGCCAGCTTGGCCCCTTCACGTGCCCGCGCGGCGCTCATGTCCTGCAACACCTGCTCCAGAATCGCTCTGACCTGATCCCCCAGCGCAGCCGTATCGATGCCATCGCTCATCACCACACCAGGCCAGCGCAGAATATCAGCTACGGTCAACGGTGCACTGGCAGGCATGTGCTGCTGTACATCGGCTGACAGCTTGGCCAGCTGCTGCACGATGCTGACATCAAGCTCGGCTTTTTTCGTAGCATCCTGGCTGCGCATCAGGCTCATGCGGCACTCCACCTTGCCACGGCCCAGATGGGCTGCAATCAGTTCGCGTGCCATGGGCTCAAAACTGCGCAGACTGTCATCCAGCTTCATGTGCAATTCAAGATAGCGGTGATTGACGGAGCGCAACTCGATAATGAGGGTAACGCCGCTGACCTCGCGCTCCAGCGAGGCAAATCCGGTCATACTGAATGTCATGGAAAATTCCTGGGGGAGATGAAGATTTTAAAGTTGGGGCATGGTATCAAATCCCGCCGGATTCATGCCAAAATAAGCTGGTGCCTCGCCGCGGCGGCACATGGTTTTCTGATGATGATGCGCATTTTTTATTCATGCCACGGCCGACACTTGGGATGTATCGTTCAGTATGCAGGCTACGCAAAACCAGTCTCTCCCCATTGGACACCCGCTACAGGACTATGTCATCAAGAAGGTTCTGAGCGCGGGTGGCTTCAGCGTGGTCTACCTGGCCGAGGATGCCAGCAAGAATACCGTCGCTATCAAGGAGTATCTTCCTACCGGTCTTGCCTTGCGCAGCGAAGGCAGCAAAGTGCAGATCAACTCCGCCGCCGCCTCGACCAATTTCAAGCATGGCCTCAAATGTTTTTTTGAAGAAGGGCGAGCACTCGCTACCATCGAACACCGCAATATAGTGCGGGTGCTGAATTTTTTCCGCGCCAATGATACCGTTTACATGGTCATGCAATACGAGCGTGGCAAATCCCTGCAGGCTTCCATCCTCAACCAGTCGCAACCCTTGGGGGAGAATTTCATCCGTCGCGTTTTCTGCGAGTTGCTGAATGGCCTGCGTGAAGTGCATGCCCGCAAGCTGTTACATCTGGACATCAAGCCCGCCAACATCTATATCCGGCTCGATGGCTCGCCTGTGCTGCTGGATTTCGGCTCGGCCCGGCAAACATTGTCCGCCACCCAGCCCAGCCTGCCGCCCAGTTATACGCCGGGCTTTGCCTCCCCCGAGCAATACTTCGACAAGACCCTGCTGGGGCCATGGAGCGATATCTACAGCGTGGGCGCCAGTATGTATGCCTGTATCAGTCGCGGCACGCCACCCGCCGCCGATGCCCGCCGCAAGGAGGATAAACTCATCCCCGCCGTCCGCCTCGGCAAAGCCCATTACTCGCCGGCACTGCTGGAAATTATTGATCGCTGCCTGGCACTGGACCACATGCAACGCCCGCAAAGCGTGCTGACCCTGCAGAAAATGCTGGCGGACAATATCCCCAGTGCGCCAGTCGCCAAAGCCGGCCTGATGGACAAGCTTCGTCAGTACTTGCGGCCAGACACATGAAATTCAGCATTTACCAAAGCAGCCGCAAAGGGCCGCGCGCGCATAATCAGGACCGGCTGGCCTATGCTTACAGCCGCGATGCCGTGCTGATGGTGCTGGCCGATGGCATGGGTGGCCATCGCCACGGTGAAGTGGCGGCTCGCATGGCCGTCAAAACCCTGACCGAGGATTTCAAAAAAAGAGCGGTAGACCTGCTACCGCATCCCGGACGTTACCTGATGGAGCAAATCCAGATCATTCATCAGGCCCTGCATCAACTCAAGCACACCCAGCATATGCTCGAGGCACCATGCACTACCATCGTGGCCGCCATTATTCAGCAGCATCGTCTGTACACCGCCCATGTGGGCGACTCCCGCCTTTATCATTTCCGCAGCGGGCGCAGCATTTACCACACAGAGGATCACTCCGTGGTGCAAAAGATGTTTCGCCAGGGCTTGCTGCATCGCGATGAGATGGCGCGTCATCCGGAGCGTCACAAAATCTATAACTGCCTGGGCAGTAGCCATACGCCCAAAATCGAGCTGACGCCCCCGCGCAAGCTGATGGATGGCGACATTCTGCTGCTGTGCTCGGATGGCCTGTGGTCAGGCTTGAGCGAAGAACAAATGGCCGAGATGATCTACCAGCATCCGGTCGACATTGCCATTCCCAGGATGCTGGAAACTGCCGAGGAGCAAAATGGCAGTGAAGGCGACAATGCCAGTGCCATCGGGCTGCGTCTGGGCCAAGCCGAGCTGATGCTGTCTTCTCATGATATGGCGATGGGTGCCATCACCACCATTCTGAACCCGGTGACCGAAAGCGCAGGTCAGGCAGAAGATGTCGAGCTCAGCGAAGCGCAGATAGACCTGGCAATTGCCGAGATACAGGCCGCCATTAGCAAATCACGCGGCTAGTCGCCTGCCAGGCGGCGCCGTTTCACGTGGAACCCGGCATTATTGAATTCCCCATGACTGGCTTATAATCAGGGTTTTGACAGAGCGAAACCATCATGCGCCCCAGCCAGCGAGAAACCCACCAGCTACGCCCCATTGAAATCATCCGGCACTACACCAAGCATGCCGAGGGCTCGGTACTCGTCAAATTTGGCGATACCCATGTACTGTGCACCGCCAGCGTGGACGAAAAAGTACCCGGGTTTTTGCGCGGCAAAAATCAGGGCTGGGTAACCGCAGAGTACGGCATGCTGCCCCGCTCTACCGGCAGCCGCATGGACCGCGAAGCGGCACGCGGCAAGCAGAGTGGGCGCACACAAGAAATTCAGCGCCTGATTGGCCGCTCCCTGCGCGCTATCATCGATCTGGAAAAACTGGGCGAGCGCAGCATACAGATAGACTGTGATGTGATTCAGGCTGACGGCGGCACCCGCACCGCCAGCATCACCGGCGCCTATGTCGCCCTGCATGATGCCATCAGCCGTTTGCTGGCGCAGGGTCTTATCAGCGAATCGCCCTTGCGTGATTCGGTCGCTGCGGTGTCGGTCGGTGTATACCAGGGCACGCCGGTGCTGGACCTTGACTACATTGAAGATTCAGACTGTGATACCGACATGAATGTCGTGATGACAGGCAGCGGCGGCTACGTGGAAATTCAGGGCACGGCTGAAGGTGTGCCGTTTCAGCGTGCCGATATGGATCGCATGCTGGACCTCGCCGCCGCAGGCATACGTGAGCTGACCAGCCTGCAAGCCAAGGCGCTGGGCTTGTAACATGGCGCTGCCCTTCAACCAACTGGTGATCGCCAGCGGCAACGCTGGCAAGTTGCGTGAGATCCGCCATCTGCTGGCGCCGCTCGACCTGGAAATCATCCCACAATCGACCCTGAATGTGCCGGAAGCGGAAGAGCCCTACTGCACGTTTATTGAAAATGCGTTGACCAAGGCGCGCCATGCCAGCCGCCATACCGGATTGCCCGCGCTGGCCGATGATTCCGGCCTGTGCGTGGATGCCCTGCAGGGCGCGCCTGGCGTGCTGTCAGCGCGTTATGCCGGTGAACCAAAATCGGATGCCCGTAATAATGCGAAACTGCTGGAGGTCATGCAGGGTCTCACCCAGCGGCAGGCACATTTTTATTGCGTGATCGTGCTGGTGCGGCATGCTGACGACCCGGAACCGCTGATTGCCGAAGGCGTATGGCAAGGCGAGATACTGGACTCATTGCGCGGCGAAGATGGCTTCGGCTATGACCCTTTGTTTCTGGATGCCAAAACCGGCAA
This genomic window contains:
- a CDS encoding serine/threonine protein kinase, with product MQATQNQSLPIGHPLQDYVIKKVLSAGGFSVVYLAEDASKNTVAIKEYLPTGLALRSEGSKVQINSAAASTNFKHGLKCFFEEGRALATIEHRNIVRVLNFFRANDTVYMVMQYERGKSLQASILNQSQPLGENFIRRVFCELLNGLREVHARKLLHLDIKPANIYIRLDGSPVLLDFGSARQTLSATQPSLPPSYTPGFASPEQYFDKTLLGPWSDIYSVGASMYACISRGTPPAADARRKEDKLIPAVRLGKAHYSPALLEIIDRCLALDHMQRPQSVLTLQKMLADNIPSAPVAKAGLMDKLRQYLRPDT
- a CDS encoding YicC/YloC family endoribonuclease, whose amino-acid sequence is MTFSMTGFASLEREVSGVTLIIELRSVNHRYLELHMKLDDSLRSFEPMARELIAAHLGRGKVECRMSLMRSQDATKKAELDVSIVQQLAKLSADVQQHMPASAPLTVADILRWPGVVMSDGIDTAALGDQVRAILEQVLQDMSAARAREGAKLAAVIRERLAEMEREVAQVKPLLPLQIKAYQERLVAKLQEALKSVDEERVRQELVLFAQRVDVDEELTRLTAHIEEVKRILGAKGAAGKRLDFLMQELNREANTLGSKSVSTEVSQTAMALKVLIEQMREQIQNIE
- the rpoZ gene encoding DNA-directed RNA polymerase subunit omega: MARMTVDDCLEKIPNRFQLTLVAAYRSRQLANGSEPLVNTHGQKDKPTVLALREIASGKVGLEVLNRGQA
- the rdgB gene encoding RdgB/HAM1 family non-canonical purine NTP pyrophosphatase translates to MALPFNQLVIASGNAGKLREIRHLLAPLDLEIIPQSTLNVPEAEEPYCTFIENALTKARHASRHTGLPALADDSGLCVDALQGAPGVLSARYAGEPKSDARNNAKLLEVMQGLTQRQAHFYCVIVLVRHADDPEPLIAEGVWQGEILDSLRGEDGFGYDPLFLDAKTGKTVAELPLDIKSRISHRGQAMARLLHRLERLAT
- a CDS encoding PP2C family protein-serine/threonine phosphatase encodes the protein MKFSIYQSSRKGPRAHNQDRLAYAYSRDAVLMVLADGMGGHRHGEVAARMAVKTLTEDFKKRAVDLLPHPGRYLMEQIQIIHQALHQLKHTQHMLEAPCTTIVAAIIQQHRLYTAHVGDSRLYHFRSGRSIYHTEDHSVVQKMFRQGLLHRDEMARHPERHKIYNCLGSSHTPKIELTPPRKLMDGDILLLCSDGLWSGLSEEQMAEMIYQHPVDIAIPRMLETAEEQNGSEGDNASAIGLRLGQAELMLSSHDMAMGAITTILNPVTESAGQAEDVELSEAQIDLAIAEIQAAISKSRG
- the gmk gene encoding guanylate kinase; protein product: MTGNLFIITAASGAGKTSLVRELLASDSQIQLSVSYTTRKPRPGEVDGVHYHFVEEAEFMRMLEASDFLESAHVHGARYGTSQSRVESVLQQGNDLILEIDWQGAAQVRSLYPQAISIFILPPSLEALEQRLHGRGQDSAEVIARRLAAARDEMRHVVEFDYVTINDDFEVALNDLRAIIRTQRLQREKQLLRHQDLLEKLI
- the rph gene encoding ribonuclease PH yields the protein MRPSQRETHQLRPIEIIRHYTKHAEGSVLVKFGDTHVLCTASVDEKVPGFLRGKNQGWVTAEYGMLPRSTGSRMDREAARGKQSGRTQEIQRLIGRSLRAIIDLEKLGERSIQIDCDVIQADGGTRTASITGAYVALHDAISRLLAQGLISESPLRDSVAAVSVGVYQGTPVLDLDYIEDSDCDTDMNVVMTGSGGYVEIQGTAEGVPFQRADMDRMLDLAAAGIRELTSLQAKALGL